A part of Eubacterium sp. AB3007 genomic DNA contains:
- a CDS encoding type II secretion system F family protein, with product MTDYRVYVLSRQQKLYLGAGLVLFLAAGGYLFYGSMLAVALMPLLFCPMSRKLGTMLAAENRKKLRSRFRDLLYCISASFASGRHMREAIGEARQELNSMYGEKDMIVRELDHMLRRMQVNGEPDVAVLRDFAERSGLEDVHDFVRIYQACRETGGDIVFAMNKTARVIGEKITIEQEIRTIVQQKKAEGRIITVMPILIILFLKGISPEYLEVMYTTVGGRLMMTMAVAGIIGAYLWIERITDIDV from the coding sequence ATGACAGATTATAGGGTATATGTACTATCCAGACAACAAAAATTGTATCTGGGAGCAGGACTGGTCCTGTTTCTGGCTGCGGGAGGATACCTGTTCTATGGAAGTATGCTGGCTGTTGCATTGATGCCCCTGTTGTTTTGTCCAATGAGCAGGAAACTGGGGACAATGCTGGCAGCAGAGAACAGAAAAAAACTCAGATCCAGATTTCGCGATCTCCTGTACTGCATCTCGGCCTCTTTTGCCTCTGGCAGACATATGCGGGAGGCAATCGGGGAGGCACGACAAGAACTTAACTCTATGTACGGCGAAAAGGATATGATCGTGCGAGAGTTGGACCATATGCTGCGCCGGATGCAGGTCAATGGGGAACCCGATGTGGCTGTGCTCCGTGATTTTGCGGAGAGGTCAGGGCTGGAAGATGTCCATGATTTCGTCCGCATCTATCAGGCCTGCAGAGAGACCGGGGGAGATATTGTTTTCGCCATGAATAAGACGGCCAGGGTGATCGGAGAAAAGATCACAATCGAACAGGAGATCCGAACCATTGTTCAGCAAAAGAAAGCAGAAGGGAGGATCATTACGGTCATGCCGATCCTGATCATCCTGTTTCTAAAGGGAATTTCGCCGGAGTATCTGGAAGTGATGTATACGACGGTTGGAGGAAGACTGATGATGACGATGGCTGTTGCCGGGATCATCGGTGCCTATCTGTGGATAGAAAGGATCACGGATATCGATGTTTAG
- a CDS encoding CpaF family protein, whose amino-acid sequence MGSKNSVIEVKTAAIRRALSDTAMDEEAYESMLENIVLNGDPYLTYREAKEALRLIRSRTRSNLGILDKYVRNPEIKEIMVNGEAEIFLETGKGMEKAPERFDSVEEIEEIMRNIAAAVHREINEMNPILDARLSDGSRVNAVYKNIAVGGPAITIRKFSKEHITLEQIRSGGGITAECAEALQILVAGGYNIFISGGTSSGKTTFLNALADSIPAEERVIVIEDSRELMLRQIDNIVQMECHNANTVGKGQVTMDMLIRTSLRMRPDRIIVGEVRGSEVAEMLQAMNTGHDGCISTGHGNSVTAMLRRLEYMYMMASEVPLGAIRGQIVEGIDIMLHMSRLADGRRVVTEVQELCGYEGDNYQLNPLFLYGEEGTLQRTGNRLQSRTKLMTRGLDRNDRL is encoded by the coding sequence ATGGGAAGTAAAAATTCTGTCATAGAGGTGAAGACGGCAGCGATAAGGCGTGCACTTTCTGACACTGCCATGGACGAGGAAGCCTATGAGTCGATGCTGGAGAATATCGTGTTAAATGGTGATCCATATCTCACTTACAGAGAAGCCAAGGAGGCGCTACGACTGATCCGTTCGCGCACGAGAAGCAACCTCGGGATTCTGGATAAGTACGTCCGGAATCCCGAGATCAAAGAGATCATGGTAAACGGAGAGGCGGAGATATTCCTGGAGACGGGGAAAGGAATGGAGAAGGCGCCGGAAAGGTTCGATTCTGTGGAAGAGATCGAGGAGATCATGCGAAACATCGCGGCAGCAGTCCATCGGGAGATCAATGAGATGAATCCCATCCTGGATGCTCGTTTATCGGATGGTTCCAGAGTGAACGCTGTGTATAAGAATATCGCGGTGGGTGGCCCGGCTATCACCATACGCAAGTTTTCCAAGGAACATATTACACTGGAGCAGATCAGGAGCGGTGGAGGGATCACGGCGGAGTGTGCTGAGGCGCTGCAGATACTGGTGGCCGGGGGCTACAACATCTTCATTAGCGGGGGGACATCCAGCGGCAAGACGACCTTTCTGAATGCGCTGGCGGACAGCATTCCAGCGGAAGAGCGTGTCATCGTCATCGAGGATTCCAGAGAGCTGATGCTGCGTCAGATCGACAATATCGTTCAGATGGAATGCCATAATGCGAATACCGTAGGAAAGGGGCAGGTGACCATGGACATGCTGATCCGTACCAGCCTCCGCATGAGACCGGACCGAATCATCGTAGGAGAAGTGCGGGGCAGTGAGGTGGCGGAGATGCTGCAGGCGATGAATACCGGACATGACGGGTGTATCTCTACCGGGCACGGCAATTCCGTAACGGCCATGCTCCGTCGTCTGGAGTATATGTATATGATGGCATCGGAGGTTCCGCTTGGCGCCATCCGTGGACAGATCGTGGAAGGTATAGATATCATGCTTCATATGAGCCGGTTAGCTGATGGGCGAAGAGTGGTGACGGAGGTACAGGAACTCTGCGGGTACGAGGGAGACAACTATCAATTGAATCCCCTGTTCCTGTATGGGGAAGAGGGTACCCTGCAGAGAACGGGCAATCGTCTTCAGTCGAGAACTAAGCTGATGACACGGGGGTTGGATAGAAATGACAGATTATAG